In Amorphus orientalis, one DNA window encodes the following:
- a CDS encoding DUF1441 family protein, with the protein MSGAARRLVHNPAVDGVTVTFLSDAFRMSRYRVQTRIRRLRPLGFDRSNAALYDLADAAACLIEPKVDAAKLLRDLKPEQLPDRLRETYWNAKFKQLRYEEKAGDLWRSEKVIALLSEVLQDIRTKLQLLPDSLDRAIGLSNEHLTTVTSIVDTIQDDIHKQIVEVAASGRTVNRLLEEEEEAEGDRDQDDLSPVDDYEDIL; encoded by the coding sequence ATGAGTGGAGCCGCTAGGCGATTGGTTCACAACCCGGCCGTGGACGGGGTGACAGTAACTTTCCTCTCGGACGCGTTTCGCATGTCGCGCTACCGGGTGCAGACGCGCATTCGGCGCCTCCGCCCGCTTGGCTTCGACCGAAGCAATGCCGCCCTTTATGACCTCGCCGACGCGGCAGCCTGCCTGATCGAACCCAAGGTCGACGCTGCAAAATTACTCCGCGATCTGAAACCCGAGCAACTTCCCGACCGCCTTCGAGAGACATACTGGAACGCTAAGTTCAAGCAGCTCCGCTATGAGGAGAAGGCGGGGGACCTCTGGCGCTCCGAGAAGGTGATCGCCCTCCTCTCTGAGGTACTTCAGGACATCCGAACGAAGCTCCAGCTCCTACCTGACTCGCTGGATCGGGCGATCGGCCTCTCGAATGAGCACCTGACCACGGTCACCAGCATCGTCGACACCATTCAGGACGACATCCACAAGCAGATCGTTGAGGTCGCCGCCAGCGGACGGACTGTGAACCGTCTCTTGGAAGAGGAGGAGGAAGCGGAGGGCGATCGGGATCAGGACGACCTCAGCCCTGTCGACGACTATGAGGACATCCTGTGA
- a CDS encoding major capsid protein, whose product MSAPYKVWDTRKSLGVYRDVEPTYSYWRQLFFPYSITSTDEWIDFEKLMKVGRRLAPFVRPLAAGKPLYDDSSGSFRFKPAYVKALDPIDPTAPLVKRPGVDRSMLSQGELTPMQRRELLKMAITAQHIQAIERRWEWMCARAIIDAKVTIEGENYPKTELDFRRDPAHYIVKTPGTYWGDTGVSIFDDLQRMVDTMFNAQFGGFPTRITIGSRVWAVLRQDEEFMKHMDNNYRGPAATIERGLISAEKVVKVGEMTVGGGSGASIGIWLYQDTFEDDNGTEVPFMASTDIVLTATGERIMGHQCFGAIIDPYAEYQALEIFPRNWMETGDPAVEYMLHQSAPLMVPVNTNATLRATVVPAA is encoded by the coding sequence ATGTCTGCACCCTACAAAGTCTGGGACACCCGGAAGTCCCTCGGCGTCTACCGGGACGTCGAGCCGACCTACAGCTACTGGCGCCAGCTCTTCTTTCCGTACTCGATCACCTCCACTGACGAATGGATCGACTTCGAGAAGCTGATGAAGGTCGGCCGTCGCCTCGCGCCGTTCGTTCGTCCGCTCGCCGCCGGCAAGCCGCTGTACGACGACTCCTCGGGCTCCTTCCGGTTCAAACCGGCCTACGTCAAGGCCCTTGATCCGATCGATCCGACGGCGCCCCTCGTGAAGCGTCCGGGCGTCGACCGCTCCATGTTGAGCCAGGGCGAGCTGACGCCCATGCAGCGCCGGGAGCTACTGAAGATGGCCATCACGGCTCAGCACATCCAGGCGATCGAGCGTCGCTGGGAGTGGATGTGTGCCCGTGCGATCATCGACGCGAAAGTGACGATCGAGGGCGAGAATTACCCGAAGACGGAACTCGATTTCCGTCGCGACCCGGCCCACTACATCGTCAAGACCCCTGGCACCTACTGGGGCGACACGGGCGTCTCCATCTTCGACGACCTCCAGCGGATGGTCGACACGATGTTCAATGCGCAGTTCGGCGGGTTCCCGACGCGCATCACCATCGGGTCTCGCGTCTGGGCCGTGCTTCGGCAGGACGAGGAGTTCATGAAGCACATGGACAACAACTACCGCGGCCCGGCGGCGACCATCGAGCGGGGCCTTATCAGCGCCGAGAAGGTCGTGAAGGTCGGTGAGATGACGGTCGGCGGCGGCTCGGGTGCCTCCATCGGCATCTGGCTCTACCAAGACACCTTCGAAGACGACAACGGCACCGAGGTTCCGTTCATGGCTTCGACGGACATCGTCCTCACGGCGACCGGCGAGCGGATCATGGGTCACCAGTGCTTCGGCGCAATCATCGACCCCTACGCGGAGTATCAGGCGCTGGAAATCTTCCCGCGCAACTGGATGGAGACCGGTGATCCGGCGGTCGAATACATGCTCCACCAGTCGGCCCCGCTCATGGTGCCGGTGAACACCAACGCGACGCTGCGCGCCACCGTGGTCCCGGCCGCGTAA
- a CDS encoding S49 family peptidase, with translation MYKALLSRFSDSPSLVSESQIKYFEGCLHALSQSPDLSALLDAKAEDGDEFWDPKDPFLAARRPYIVRGGVLQIPVAGVLLNNFPWQIGGWATGYQYISRAFQRGLADPEVSSIAFVINSPGGNTAECFDLTDRIQAAKGQKPVGAFAYEMAFSAAYAIAASADSIVMSRTGGVGSIGCVMMHVDFSKAMDAAGVKVTFVSAPEGGHKTDGNPYEPLGDETRARMQARVDESYQTFVSTVANGRGMTEDAVRETKALTFTATQALSNGLADEVAPFDEALAAFAANSTEKGTEMTEKSKQTDDTSVDASTHQTAVANAEAKGFAEGVSAERGRINAILSSEEGKARPKAALSAALKTDMTAEQVTAFIADLPEEKAEASTGSNTGSQAERNAQNFDAAMSADNPDVGAGDDESGKGTEDDVTALAANFGLSGFKSRQTT, from the coding sequence ATGTACAAGGCGCTTTTGTCCCGCTTCTCCGACTCGCCGAGCTTGGTGTCGGAAAGCCAGATTAAGTATTTCGAGGGGTGTCTTCACGCTCTGTCCCAGAGCCCGGATCTGTCTGCTCTTCTGGACGCGAAAGCCGAAGATGGCGACGAGTTCTGGGACCCGAAGGACCCCTTCCTCGCGGCCCGTCGCCCGTACATTGTCCGCGGCGGGGTGCTCCAGATCCCCGTTGCCGGGGTGCTCCTGAATAACTTCCCATGGCAGATCGGGGGGTGGGCGACCGGTTACCAGTACATCTCGCGCGCGTTTCAACGCGGCTTGGCTGACCCCGAGGTGTCAAGCATCGCCTTCGTCATCAACTCGCCGGGTGGAAACACTGCGGAGTGCTTTGACCTCACCGACCGCATTCAAGCGGCAAAGGGGCAGAAGCCCGTTGGCGCGTTCGCCTATGAGATGGCGTTTTCGGCCGCCTACGCGATCGCAGCCTCTGCCGATTCGATCGTTATGTCCCGGACGGGCGGCGTCGGGTCGATCGGTTGCGTCATGATGCACGTCGACTTCAGCAAGGCCATGGACGCGGCGGGGGTGAAAGTCACTTTCGTTTCCGCACCCGAGGGCGGTCACAAGACCGACGGGAACCCCTATGAGCCGCTGGGCGACGAAACCCGGGCGCGCATGCAGGCCCGCGTCGACGAGTCTTACCAGACCTTCGTCTCCACCGTGGCCAACGGTCGCGGGATGACCGAAGACGCCGTTAGGGAGACGAAGGCCCTGACATTCACAGCAACCCAAGCTCTTTCCAACGGGCTCGCCGATGAGGTGGCACCGTTCGATGAGGCCCTGGCCGCGTTCGCGGCGAACTCCACTGAGAAAGGAACCGAAATGACTGAGAAGAGCAAACAGACCGACGATACGTCTGTTGACGCATCGACCCATCAGACGGCCGTCGCCAACGCCGAAGCGAAGGGCTTCGCCGAGGGTGTGTCGGCTGAGCGCGGACGCATCAATGCGATCCTCAGCTCGGAAGAGGGCAAGGCGCGTCCGAAGGCCGCTCTTTCGGCCGCGCTGAAGACCGACATGACGGCTGAGCAGGTCACCGCATTCATCGCCGATCTCCCCGAGGAGAAGGCTGAAGCCTCGACCGGAAGCAACACCGGGTCCCAGGCTGAACGGAACGCCCAGAACTTCGACGCGGCCATGAGCGCCGACAACCCCGACGTCGGGGCTGGTGACGACGAGAGCGGCAAGGGCACGGAAGACGACGTCACCGCCCTCGCCGCCAACTTCGGTCTTTCCGGATTCAAGAGCCGACAGACCACTTAA
- the gpW gene encoding gpW family head-tail joining protein, producing MAVPPNCQHLKQKLDEAEAALHDLQTGRAVRVLVDHDGSRIEYQVGNKAQLSAYVSELRKALDACLSGRVKSNGPLRFVW from the coding sequence ATGGCCGTGCCGCCCAACTGCCAGCATCTGAAGCAAAAACTCGACGAGGCCGAGGCTGCTTTGCACGACCTGCAAACGGGCCGCGCAGTCCGGGTTCTCGTGGACCATGATGGGTCTCGCATCGAGTATCAGGTTGGGAACAAGGCCCAGCTTTCGGCCTATGTGAGCGAGCTACGTAAGGCACTCGACGCTTGCCTTTCAGGACGCGTCAAGTCCAACGGCCCGCTGAGGTTCGTCTGGTGA
- a CDS encoding helix-turn-helix transcriptional regulator, with protein MTLTEKHREEVGFLRLEQVLELVPVGRSTLYRMMSQGQFPTPCKFGHSRMWAYDEVRRWAGGMRKRKDASAAPRRNDDDII; from the coding sequence ATGACACTCACTGAGAAACACCGAGAAGAAGTCGGATTTCTCCGCCTGGAGCAGGTCCTGGAGTTGGTCCCCGTTGGCCGGTCCACGCTGTATCGGATGATGTCGCAAGGGCAATTCCCGACACCTTGCAAGTTTGGCCACTCTCGGATGTGGGCCTATGACGAGGTCCGTCGTTGGGCGGGCGGGATGCGCAAGCGCAAAGATGCCTCAGCCGCCCCTCGGCGCAACGACGACGACATCATTTGA
- a CDS encoding phage pre-tape measure protein → MGLKDLRLPTETVQFAGGEFAVRGLSFVDISALARDFGPELNALYRHFENLVEGGGEGVSDEGMTIEGGLMEVGARALGTAPKLVSMIIAMSCEETAALEPEDLKVVGQLPVAIQLDALDKIGRLTFEMEGGSKKVLEIVVNLLRGAQGLFGEMRTSKAGSLASAAE, encoded by the coding sequence ATGGGTCTCAAGGACCTCAGACTGCCGACGGAGACAGTACAGTTCGCGGGCGGCGAGTTCGCCGTCCGCGGGCTCTCCTTCGTCGATATCAGCGCCCTTGCTCGCGACTTCGGCCCTGAGCTGAACGCCCTCTACCGCCATTTCGAGAACTTGGTTGAAGGCGGTGGTGAGGGAGTCTCCGACGAGGGCATGACCATCGAAGGTGGCTTGATGGAGGTGGGCGCCCGTGCACTGGGCACCGCTCCCAAACTCGTCTCTATGATCATCGCCATGTCGTGCGAGGAAACCGCCGCCCTTGAGCCGGAAGATCTCAAGGTCGTCGGGCAACTGCCGGTCGCGATCCAGCTCGACGCCTTGGATAAGATCGGTCGGCTGACCTTCGAGATGGAGGGCGGCTCAAAAAAAGTGCTGGAGATCGTCGTCAATCTTCTTCGCGGCGCGCAGGGTCTCTTCGGAGAAATGCGGACTTCGAAGGCTGGCTCTTTGGCATCCGCCGCCGAGTAA
- a CDS encoding phage terminase large subunit family protein, whose product MSHYERLEDILLRVAEAVRPPERLTVSDAAAKYRKIYNPGSYVGPWDNDFAPYLIEPMDVLTSLDHTAMIFAGPARCGKTDIFFNWLTHTSICDPADMMLVHMSQGTARDWSMSDLRRVFRYTPALGEKVLPGRQNMNVHDIRFLAGTRLLVKWPTINELSGKTIPRVWFTDYDRMDGDIDKEGPPFDLGRKRTQTYGRHGMTVAESSPGYEIDKADWQPSTPHEAPPTQGVLALYNRGDRRRFYWRCAHCKEPFEGDFKHISYPDSADHLEAAEAATLDCPNCGYSHTHEAGPGQPGKNELNYEGRWIREGQLWLPDRTIVGNPLRSDVASFWLKGVAAAFVDWKTLVFKYLKAIEEFEKTGNYGAWKTTVNTDQGLAFIPPTLVSDRTPELYRDRAKPLPQRVVPRDVLFLVATIDVQISRFEVQVQGVGLGGDVTIIDRFKIKYSRREDPDAPGQMLRVSPGTHLEDWHVLVEEVIERTYPLDDDSGRHMAIKATGCDSGGAAGVTAAAYNFWRWLRDECPGGHHLRFQLIKGASSPHAPRVKIAYPDSERKDRRAEARGEIPVLEINSNMIKDQVYGMLGRTEPGGGMVLFPEWLPRWFYAELTAEVRMPNKGWENPRRVSNEAWDLLCYCLAICLSRHINIENIDWGAPPSFAMPWDKNDFVFSPDEERPFEEEEDYDLGKLGASLG is encoded by the coding sequence GTGAGCCACTACGAGCGCCTGGAAGATATCCTCCTCAGAGTGGCAGAGGCAGTCCGCCCCCCGGAGCGCCTTACGGTGTCCGACGCTGCCGCCAAGTACCGGAAGATCTACAACCCCGGCTCCTACGTCGGCCCCTGGGATAACGACTTCGCGCCGTATCTGATTGAGCCGATGGACGTACTCACGTCCCTCGACCATACCGCGATGATCTTCGCGGGTCCCGCCCGTTGCGGTAAGACGGACATCTTCTTCAACTGGCTAACCCACACATCGATCTGCGACCCGGCCGACATGATGCTCGTGCACATGAGCCAGGGTACGGCCCGCGACTGGTCGATGAGTGATCTACGGCGCGTCTTCCGATACACGCCCGCGCTGGGTGAGAAGGTACTCCCCGGACGTCAGAACATGAACGTTCACGACATCCGGTTCCTGGCAGGCACTCGTCTTTTGGTTAAATGGCCAACGATCAACGAGCTGTCGGGGAAAACCATCCCGCGCGTCTGGTTCACTGACTACGACCGCATGGATGGTGACATCGACAAGGAGGGGCCACCCTTCGACCTCGGGCGAAAGCGGACCCAGACATACGGCCGTCATGGAATGACCGTCGCGGAGTCGTCCCCGGGCTATGAGATCGATAAGGCTGATTGGCAACCGTCGACGCCGCATGAGGCCCCTCCGACGCAGGGTGTCCTCGCCCTCTACAATCGCGGTGACCGGCGTCGCTTCTACTGGCGCTGCGCCCACTGTAAAGAGCCCTTTGAAGGGGACTTCAAGCACATCTCCTACCCCGACTCTGCGGACCACCTGGAGGCGGCCGAGGCCGCCACCCTGGACTGTCCTAACTGCGGGTACTCGCACACCCATGAGGCTGGCCCTGGCCAACCTGGGAAGAACGAGCTGAACTACGAGGGGCGTTGGATCAGGGAGGGGCAGCTTTGGCTGCCGGATAGGACGATCGTCGGAAATCCGCTGCGGTCGGACGTAGCCTCGTTCTGGCTCAAAGGCGTTGCGGCAGCCTTCGTCGACTGGAAAACCCTTGTCTTCAAGTACCTGAAGGCGATCGAGGAATTCGAAAAGACCGGCAACTATGGGGCGTGGAAGACGACGGTCAACACGGACCAGGGGTTGGCGTTCATCCCACCTACTCTCGTCTCCGACCGTACCCCCGAGCTTTATCGGGATCGCGCGAAGCCCCTCCCTCAACGCGTCGTCCCCCGCGACGTCCTGTTCCTTGTCGCGACCATCGACGTCCAGATCAGCCGGTTCGAGGTTCAGGTCCAGGGGGTCGGACTCGGCGGGGACGTCACTATCATTGACCGCTTCAAGATCAAATACTCGCGCCGCGAAGACCCGGACGCGCCGGGTCAGATGTTGCGGGTTTCACCGGGGACGCATCTGGAGGACTGGCATGTCCTGGTTGAGGAGGTGATCGAGCGGACTTATCCGTTGGACGACGACAGCGGACGCCATATGGCCATCAAGGCGACGGGTTGCGACTCTGGTGGGGCCGCGGGCGTGACGGCTGCCGCCTATAACTTTTGGCGCTGGCTCAGGGATGAATGCCCTGGTGGCCATCATTTGCGGTTCCAGCTCATCAAAGGGGCTTCCTCGCCCCACGCTCCGCGCGTGAAAATCGCTTATCCCGACTCAGAGCGGAAGGACCGGCGGGCGGAGGCTCGCGGCGAAATCCCCGTCCTCGAAATCAACTCCAACATGATCAAGGATCAAGTCTACGGAATGTTGGGCCGCACGGAGCCCGGGGGTGGGATGGTCCTGTTCCCCGAATGGCTGCCGAGATGGTTCTACGCTGAGCTGACGGCTGAGGTGCGGATGCCCAACAAGGGCTGGGAAAACCCGCGGCGCGTCTCAAACGAGGCTTGGGACTTGCTTTGCTACTGCCTAGCCATTTGCCTTTCCAGGCACATCAACATCGAGAACATCGACTGGGGTGCGCCCCCCAGCTTTGCCATGCCCTGGGACAAAAACGACTTCGTCTTCTCGCCCGATGAGGAGCGCCCGTTTGAAGAGGAGGAGGACTATGACCTGGGAAAACTCGGCGCTAGTTTAGGCTAA
- a CDS encoding phage portal protein, whose product MGEDLETNSPGEPNPENAPASADHSPVLPADAGAPDAVVGGAYESASLFDRGLALWSPSMGSADFDILDDKEVLDARSRDAIRNDAYTRAGADIRKDNIVGSLYMLNAKPNAEVLGLDEVWAEEFQQEVEAKFTLWAESINNWVDASRRNNFTDLVRLAVGLDMMAGEVLAVGEWEKDQPRPFKTAVQMVDTDRLSTPPTVFSNDNVRGGIRRNRKGQPVGYYIRKAHPTDHRTRLEAHQWRYVPTRKPWGRQQVIHIYETFRPDQSRGVAAMVSALKETRIAKKFRDVMLQNAVVNATYAATIESDLDTEKVFEALGGGRGGDDWPKQFNKYAGGYLGALSKYMENAKNADLNGVRIPHLFPGSKLRLQPAGQGGPLGTEFEASLLRYLAANLGVSYEQLSRDFSKTNYSSMKGALNETEKGMRARKRSTADRFATHIFWMWLEEAIAFGEIFSLPRRAPNYWDGLNREAYGACEWIGASRGQIDELKETQAAVLRMRAGLSTREEEHARLGKDWRRVLSQLAREKKEIERLGLNLDEKSNMMNAASGAPRDQEEDAA is encoded by the coding sequence ATGGGTGAGGATCTGGAAACCAATTCTCCGGGCGAGCCCAACCCGGAGAACGCGCCCGCATCGGCTGATCACTCTCCCGTTCTCCCGGCCGATGCGGGCGCACCCGACGCCGTCGTTGGTGGTGCCTACGAGAGCGCGAGCTTGTTCGATCGTGGGCTGGCGCTCTGGTCACCTTCCATGGGTTCGGCCGACTTCGACATCCTCGACGATAAGGAGGTCCTGGACGCCCGGTCGCGCGATGCGATCCGCAACGACGCCTACACGCGAGCCGGTGCCGACATCCGCAAGGACAACATCGTCGGCTCCCTCTACATGCTCAACGCAAAGCCGAATGCGGAAGTGCTCGGCCTCGACGAAGTCTGGGCAGAGGAGTTTCAGCAGGAGGTCGAAGCGAAGTTCACGCTGTGGGCCGAGAGCATCAACAACTGGGTCGACGCCTCCCGCCGGAACAACTTTACGGATCTCGTCCGCCTCGCTGTCGGGTTGGACATGATGGCAGGAGAGGTCCTGGCCGTCGGAGAGTGGGAGAAGGACCAGCCTCGCCCATTCAAGACGGCGGTCCAGATGGTCGACACCGATCGGCTGTCGACGCCCCCGACCGTGTTCAGCAACGACAATGTCCGCGGGGGTATCCGTAGGAACCGAAAGGGGCAGCCGGTCGGATACTACATCCGAAAGGCACACCCGACCGATCACCGTACGCGCCTGGAGGCGCATCAGTGGCGCTATGTGCCGACCCGCAAGCCATGGGGGCGTCAGCAGGTCATCCACATCTACGAGACGTTCCGCCCGGACCAGAGCCGGGGCGTCGCCGCCATGGTCTCAGCTCTGAAAGAGACGCGGATCGCCAAGAAATTCCGCGACGTGATGCTCCAGAATGCCGTGGTCAACGCGACTTATGCGGCGACCATCGAGTCCGACCTCGATACGGAGAAAGTGTTCGAAGCCCTTGGCGGCGGGCGAGGTGGCGATGATTGGCCCAAGCAATTCAACAAGTATGCGGGTGGTTATCTCGGCGCGCTCTCCAAATACATGGAGAACGCAAAAAATGCCGACCTGAACGGCGTCCGCATCCCTCATCTCTTCCCTGGCTCGAAGCTCCGTCTTCAGCCTGCCGGTCAGGGCGGCCCCCTGGGGACCGAGTTTGAGGCATCCCTTCTTCGCTATCTGGCGGCCAACCTCGGGGTCTCATACGAGCAGCTTTCCCGCGACTTCTCGAAGACAAACTACTCGTCGATGAAGGGCGCCCTCAATGAGACCGAGAAGGGCATGCGCGCCCGCAAGCGCTCGACGGCCGACCGTTTCGCGACCCACATATTCTGGATGTGGCTGGAGGAGGCAATCGCCTTCGGTGAGATCTTCTCCCTGCCCCGCCGCGCCCCGAACTACTGGGATGGCTTGAACCGTGAGGCTTACGGGGCGTGCGAGTGGATCGGCGCTTCCCGCGGCCAGATCGACGAGCTGAAGGAAACCCAGGCTGCCGTCCTGCGCATGCGTGCCGGTCTATCGACCCGTGAGGAAGAGCACGCGCGCCTCGGTAAGGATTGGCGGCGCGTCCTCAGTCAGCTCGCCCGGGAGAAGAAGGAGATCGAACGCCTTGGGCTGAACCTCGACGAGAAGAGCAACATGATGAACGCCGCGTCCGGGGCACCCCGAGACCAGGAAGAGGATGCAGCTTAA